A portion of the Kwoniella newhampshirensis strain CBS 13917 chromosome 1, whole genome shotgun sequence genome contains these proteins:
- a CDS encoding protein-L-isoaspartate O-methyltransferase: MAWMSSGRTNAELVDNMMANGLITSTRVAEAMRNVDRMNYVPDKSYAYEDSPQGIGYGATISAPHMHAHACENLLPSLPQGTSRPGSILDVGSGSGYLTAVFHHLSPQSLIVGIDHLQPLVDQSISNLHKDGIELGKQADGSGVIMICGDGRHGSAENGPFTVIHVGAAAPTIPEALVQQLARPGRMFIPVGEASQDIWQIDKSETGEVTQNRLFGVRYVPLTDPDKQWREKI, from the exons ATGGCGTGGATGTCAAGCGGTCGGACCAATGCCGAG CTCGTCGATAACATGATGGCCAATGGTCTCATCACTTCGACGAGGGTTGCAGAG GCGATGCGGAACGTGGATAGAATGAACTATGTTCCGGACAAGAGCTATGCATACGAAGATTCTCCCCA AGGGATAGGTTATGGCGCAACAATATCGGCTCCTCATATGCATGCTCATGCGTGTGAGAACCTGCTTCCATCATTGCCTCAAGGCACATCTCGTCCCGGATCGATCCTCGATGTGGGTAGCGGGTCAGGCTATC TGACAGCTGTGttccaccatctctctcctcaaTCCCTGATTGTCGGGAtcgaccatctccaaccCCTCGTCGACCAGTCAATATCCAACCTCCACAAAGACGGAATAGAGCTCGGCAAACAGGCCGATGGGAGTGGAGTGATCATGATTTGTGGTGATGGGAGACATGGATCCGCAGAGAATGGACCGTTCACCGTCATACATGTGGGTGCGGCAGCACCGACGATCCCGGAAGCGTTAGTgcagcag CTTGCGAGACCTGGAAGGATGTTTATACCAGTTGGCGAAGCTTCACAGG ATATCTGGCAGATTGACAAATCTGAAACCGGTGAGGTAACTCAGAACCGTTTGTTCGGTGtcagg TATGTCCCGTTGACAGACCCGGACAAGCAATGGCGTGAGAAGATATAA